A section of the Vicinamibacterales bacterium genome encodes:
- a CDS encoding amidohydrolase — translation MLTRTLTAAALVVVAVLAGSAQQLPDPAAGILASIDADKDRYAAVAKQIWDFAELGYQEERSSALLQKTLADAGFTVSKGAAGMPTAFTATYGSGKPVIVLMGEFDALPGLSQRAGDPARSPVTVGSPGHGCGHNLLGTASAAAAIAVKAWLQQGHRAGTVRYYGSPAEEGGGGKVYMVRAGLFSDVDAVIGWHPGDQNQANPASSLATIAATFRFYGTAAHAAASPDRGRSALDGVEAFDYMINMMREHVPQETRIHYIIKKGGVASNIVPDYAEGEYQARHPDMRTLEGIWDRILKAAEGAAMGTGTRVEHEVITSYWNVLPNETLSAVQYRSLQRVGGFDYTPDEQAFAEKIRATLISPATPMGAQKAVQPMRTGLVGSASTDMGDVSWNVPTAQMGAATFSPGVPAHSWQAVACAGMSIGAKGMLVAAKTMALTVTDLMQNPATLAKAKEEFLQKRGGAAFKYTSVAGATPPFDFRK, via the coding sequence ATGCTGACACGCACCCTGACTGCCGCCGCCCTCGTCGTCGTCGCCGTGCTGGCGGGATCGGCCCAGCAGCTCCCCGACCCGGCCGCCGGCATCCTGGCGTCGATCGACGCGGACAAGGACCGCTACGCGGCGGTCGCGAAGCAGATCTGGGACTTCGCGGAACTGGGCTATCAGGAGGAGCGGAGCAGCGCCCTGCTGCAGAAGACCCTGGCGGACGCGGGCTTCACCGTGTCGAAGGGAGCCGCCGGCATGCCGACGGCCTTCACCGCCACCTACGGCAGCGGGAAGCCCGTGATCGTGCTCATGGGCGAGTTCGACGCGCTGCCCGGGCTGTCACAGCGCGCCGGAGACCCGGCGCGAAGTCCCGTCACGGTCGGATCCCCCGGGCACGGCTGCGGCCACAACCTGCTGGGCACCGCGTCGGCCGCGGCCGCGATCGCCGTCAAGGCGTGGCTGCAGCAGGGACACCGCGCCGGCACCGTGCGCTACTACGGGTCGCCGGCGGAGGAGGGCGGCGGCGGCAAGGTCTACATGGTCCGCGCGGGGCTGTTCTCCGACGTCGATGCCGTCATCGGCTGGCATCCCGGAGACCAGAACCAGGCGAACCCGGCCAGCTCGCTCGCGACGATCGCCGCGACGTTCCGGTTCTACGGCACGGCTGCTCACGCCGCCGCGTCGCCCGACCGCGGCCGCTCCGCCCTCGACGGGGTGGAGGCCTTCGACTACATGATCAACATGATGCGCGAGCACGTGCCGCAGGAGACGCGCATCCACTACATCATCAAGAAGGGCGGCGTCGCCTCGAACATCGTGCCCGACTACGCCGAGGGCGAGTACCAGGCGCGGCATCCCGACATGCGTACGCTCGAGGGCATCTGGGACCGCATCCTGAAGGCGGCCGAGGGGGCGGCGATGGGCACCGGCACGCGCGTCGAGCACGAGGTCATCACGTCGTACTGGAACGTCCTGCCGAACGAAACCCTGTCGGCCGTCCAGTATCGCAGTCTGCAGCGCGTCGGCGGCTTCGACTACACGCCAGACGAACAGGCCTTCGCGGAGAAGATTCGCGCCACGCTGATCAGCCCCGCCACGCCGATGGGCGCCCAGAAGGCAGTGCAGCCGATGAGGACCGGCCTCGTCGGGTCGGCGTCCACCGACATGGGTGACGTCAGTTGGAACGTGCCGACCGCGCAGATGGGCGCCGCGACCTTCTCGCCGGGGGTGCCCGCGCACAGCTGGCAGGCTGTCGCCTGCGCCGGCATGTCCATCGGGGCGAAGGGGATGCTCGTGGCGGCCAAGACGATGGCGCTGACGGTGACCGACCTGATGCAGAACCCCGCGACGCTTGCGAAGGCGAAGGAGGAGTTCCTGCAGAAACGGGGCGGGGCGGCATTCAAGTACACGTCGGTCGCGGGCGCGACGCCGCCGTTCGACTTCCGGAAGTGA
- a CDS encoding isocitrate/isopropylmalate dehydrogenase family protein, giving the protein MPKYKIAWLPGDGIGVDVMEAARIILDRIALDAEYIHGDIGWEFWRTEGDAFPARTIELLKNVNAAMFGAITSKPAKAAEAELVESLKGKGLQYRSPIVRMRQTFDLYNCLRPCKAYPGNPLNFKEGLDLVIFRENTEDLYSGVEFAPVPAELAATLGKLSKAFAPFQSLDANDYAVSCKINTRKGSERIARAAFEFARKFGRKKVTVVHKANVVRATDNLFLEMARSVAKGFPEIQMDEANVDALTMWLLKNPFNYDVLVAPNLYGDIVSDLCAQMVGGLGFGCSGNIGEKLAVFEPTHGSAPKYAGLYKANPIATILTAKMMLDWLGEVEKATRLEKAVAAVIAEGKVRTYDMGGKATTLEMAEAIAAKL; this is encoded by the coding sequence ATGCCCAAGTACAAGATCGCGTGGCTCCCCGGAGACGGCATCGGCGTGGACGTCATGGAGGCGGCCCGCATCATCCTCGATCGGATCGCCCTGGACGCCGAGTACATCCACGGGGACATCGGCTGGGAGTTCTGGCGGACGGAGGGCGACGCATTCCCGGCCCGGACGATTGAGTTGCTCAAGAACGTCAACGCGGCGATGTTCGGCGCGATCACCTCGAAGCCGGCCAAGGCCGCCGAGGCGGAGCTCGTCGAGTCGCTGAAGGGGAAGGGGCTGCAGTACCGCTCGCCGATTGTCCGGATGCGGCAGACATTCGATCTCTACAACTGCCTGCGCCCGTGCAAGGCGTACCCGGGCAACCCGCTGAACTTCAAGGAAGGCCTCGACTTGGTGATCTTCCGCGAGAACACCGAGGACCTCTACTCCGGCGTCGAGTTCGCGCCGGTGCCGGCGGAACTGGCGGCGACGCTCGGTAAGCTCAGTAAGGCCTTTGCGCCGTTCCAGTCGCTCGACGCGAACGACTACGCGGTGTCCTGCAAGATCAACACGCGGAAGGGCTCCGAGCGCATCGCGCGTGCCGCCTTCGAGTTCGCCAGGAAGTTCGGCCGCAAGAAGGTCACCGTAGTGCACAAGGCCAACGTCGTCCGTGCGACGGACAATCTCTTCCTCGAGATGGCGCGCTCGGTCGCGAAGGGTTTTCCCGAGATCCAGATGGACGAGGCCAACGTCGACGCCCTGACGATGTGGCTGCTGAAGAACCCGTTCAACTATGACGTGCTCGTCGCGCCGAACCTCTACGGCGACATCGTGTCCGACCTGTGCGCGCAGATGGTCGGCGGCCTGGGCTTCGGCTGCTCGGGCAACATCGGCGAGAAACTGGCGGTGTTCGAGCCGACGCACGGGTCGGCGCCGAAATACGCCGGGCTGTACAAGGCGAATCCGATCGCAACGATCCTGACCGCCAAGATGATGCTGGACTGGCTCGGCGAGGTCGAGAAAGCGACGCGCCTCGAGAAGGCCGTGGCCGCCGTCATCGCGGAGGGCAAGGTCCGGACGTACGACATGGGCGGGAAGGCCACGACGCTCGAGATGGCCGAGGCGATCGCGGCGAAGCTGTAG
- a CDS encoding beta-L-arabinofuranosidase domain-containing protein, which yields MSTLDRREFLASVAAGVAAGTVPLATEGGTMAATPGLEQPAPKAADGLAQPAFRPLPLGAVRPRGWLQRQLRIQADGLTGHLDEFWPDVGQSQWFGGTAEGWERAPYWLDGAIPLAWLLDDQPMKTRLSRYVDYIVAHQRADGWYGPYPEDAVAKRYDMWAILLANKVLAQYHDATGDRRVLDAVVRSLRAVHAGLDRTPLYGWGKFRWYEGVVATLYAYERTHEPWLLDLARKLRTQGVDFQKLLATNDLAVPTPRRGLWKWTKHVVNTAMATKASALSWRLDQRPTDRAFATAMIEFLDRHHGQVTGMFSGDECLAGRNPLQGTELCSVVEFMYSLEHLFAVFGDPVFGDRLERVAFNALPATFAPDMWSHQYDQQVNQVQCTINPDHHWTTNGPESNLYGLEPNFGCCTSNMHQGWPKFVAHLWMKTPDEGLVAAAWAPCLVETRLRDVPVSMTVETDYPFRDIIKVTVAPGDPVRFPLLLRVPAWAVGPSVRVGSGPEQPMAPGTLHRIEREWTKPVDLTLRFPMHAKTSVRYNEAVAVERGPLVYSLQIGEEWSRVNADKPHRELPHGDFDVRPTTPWNYGIVVDDGPQGDSLTFLERPIGERPFSPGGAGVVATAKARQIPSWKLSAGWAGEISPPDVAWSDPGKAVTDQPVTEVTLIPYGCTNIRITEFPRVRRP from the coding sequence ATGAGCACGCTTGACCGTCGCGAGTTCCTGGCGAGCGTCGCGGCCGGTGTCGCGGCCGGCACGGTTCCGCTCGCCACCGAAGGCGGGACCATGGCCGCAACGCCCGGGCTCGAACAGCCGGCGCCGAAGGCCGCGGACGGCCTCGCCCAGCCCGCGTTCCGTCCGCTGCCGCTTGGTGCGGTGCGGCCCCGTGGCTGGCTGCAGCGCCAGTTGAGGATTCAGGCCGACGGCCTCACTGGACACCTCGACGAGTTCTGGCCGGACGTCGGCCAGAGCCAGTGGTTCGGGGGCACTGCGGAAGGCTGGGAGCGTGCGCCCTACTGGCTCGACGGCGCCATCCCGCTCGCGTGGCTGCTCGACGACCAGCCGATGAAGACGCGCCTCTCGCGCTACGTCGACTACATCGTCGCGCACCAGCGCGCCGACGGCTGGTACGGTCCGTACCCCGAGGATGCCGTCGCGAAGCGGTACGACATGTGGGCGATCCTCCTCGCCAACAAGGTGCTCGCCCAGTATCACGACGCGACCGGCGACCGACGCGTCCTCGACGCTGTCGTCCGAAGCCTGCGCGCGGTCCACGCCGGCCTCGATCGCACGCCGCTCTACGGCTGGGGCAAGTTCCGGTGGTACGAAGGGGTCGTCGCCACCCTCTACGCATACGAGCGGACGCACGAGCCGTGGCTGCTCGACCTCGCGCGAAAGCTCCGCACGCAGGGCGTGGATTTCCAGAAGCTGCTCGCAACCAACGATCTCGCGGTCCCGACGCCGCGCCGCGGGCTGTGGAAGTGGACCAAGCACGTGGTCAACACGGCGATGGCCACCAAGGCCTCGGCGCTGAGCTGGCGCCTCGATCAACGCCCGACCGATCGCGCGTTCGCCACGGCGATGATCGAGTTCCTCGACAGGCATCACGGCCAGGTCACCGGGATGTTCTCCGGCGACGAGTGCCTGGCGGGCAGAAACCCGCTTCAGGGCACCGAGCTCTGCTCGGTCGTCGAGTTCATGTACTCGCTCGAACACCTCTTCGCGGTCTTCGGCGACCCGGTGTTCGGCGATCGCCTCGAGCGCGTCGCGTTCAATGCCCTGCCGGCGACGTTCGCGCCCGACATGTGGTCGCATCAGTACGACCAGCAGGTCAACCAGGTGCAGTGCACGATCAACCCGGACCACCACTGGACGACCAACGGACCGGAGTCGAACCTCTACGGCCTCGAGCCCAACTTCGGATGTTGCACGTCGAACATGCACCAGGGGTGGCCGAAGTTCGTCGCACACCTGTGGATGAAGACTCCGGACGAGGGTCTGGTGGCAGCAGCGTGGGCCCCGTGCCTCGTCGAGACCCGCCTGCGCGACGTCCCCGTGTCCATGACGGTGGAGACCGACTATCCGTTCAGGGACATCATCAAGGTCACGGTCGCGCCCGGCGATCCCGTGCGCTTCCCGCTCCTGCTCCGCGTGCCGGCGTGGGCCGTGGGCCCGTCGGTGCGCGTCGGGTCAGGCCCGGAACAGCCGATGGCTCCGGGCACGCTGCACCGAATCGAGCGCGAGTGGACCAAGCCCGTGGACCTCACGCTGCGCTTCCCGATGCACGCGAAGACCTCCGTGCGCTACAACGAGGCCGTGGCCGTGGAACGCGGCCCGCTCGTGTACTCGCTGCAGATCGGCGAGGAGTGGTCCCGCGTGAACGCCGACAAGCCGCACCGTGAGTTGCCGCACGGCGACTTCGACGTGCGCCCGACGACGCCGTGGAACTACGGGATTGTCGTGGACGACGGGCCTCAGGGCGACAGCCTGACGTTCTTAGAGCGCCCCATCGGCGAACGGCCGTTCTCACCAGGCGGCGCGGGCGTGGTGGCGACGGCGAAGGCGCGGCAGATCCCGAGCTGGAAGCTGAGCGCCGGCTGGGCCGGCGAAATCTCGCCACCCGACGTCGCGTGGTCGGACCCGGGAAAGGCCGTCACCGACCAGCCGGTGACCGAGGTGACCCTGATCCCGTATGGCTGCACGAACATCAGGATCACGGAGTTCCCAAGGGTTCGCCGGCCGTAG
- a CDS encoding 3-isopropylmalate dehydratase, with product MAKVVLKVGDDISTDHIYPGRFMATVLPSETPQFAFADFEFNARLKSGQVEQGSVIVGNNNFGCGSSREQAASCLKGYELTVIAKGFARIFLQNSCNLGLRTIICPAIEASEGDELEIGETKVVNKTTGRTFAIEPLPKARQAIIDAGGLIAYTRHRVLQKYGKA from the coding sequence ATGGCAAAGGTCGTGTTGAAAGTCGGAGATGACATCTCCACGGACCACATCTACCCGGGTCGCTTCATGGCGACCGTGCTGCCGTCGGAGACGCCGCAGTTCGCGTTCGCCGATTTCGAGTTCAACGCCCGCCTGAAGTCGGGCCAGGTGGAACAGGGCAGCGTGATCGTGGGCAACAACAACTTCGGCTGCGGGTCGTCGCGGGAGCAGGCGGCGTCGTGCCTGAAGGGCTACGAGTTGACCGTGATCGCCAAGGGTTTCGCGCGGATCTTCCTGCAGAACTCGTGCAACCTCGGCCTGAGGACGATCATCTGCCCGGCAATCGAAGCCTCGGAAGGTGATGAACTGGAGATCGGCGAGACCAAGGTCGTGAACAAGACCACGGGCCGCACGTTCGCGATCGAGCCGCTGCCCAAGGCGCGGCAGGCCATCATCGACGCCGGCGGGCTCATCGCCTACACGCGCCACCGCGTGTTGCAGAAGTACGGCAAGGCGTAG
- a CDS encoding 3-isopropylmalate dehydratase large subunit — protein MAGMTVVQKILARATGRASVDVGEVVEPAVDLAMSHENAALVMNQFEDVFNGTGLDAKVWDPSKLAIIFDHRVPAESSKTATNQKKIRGFVAKQGIARFHDIRADEGGICHQILTEYGYSRPGMVVVGTDSHTTTHGAMGAFAFGIGATEMAGVWALGTIFNVEVPGTIKVVVNGVMSPHVLPKDLILHVVGKLTAEGANFKVIEFHGDTIRRMPTSGRLVLCNMSVEAGATAGIVPCDDETLRYLREDAGVTDPTDAVRPDADAVYDRVLEIDAASLGPQIACPHTVDNVKPVGDVAGTTVNQIVIGSCTNGRLDDLEIAAGILRGRKVARGVRMIVFPASWRIYRAAMKQGVLADLVDAGAVVMNPGCGCCLGIHQGALGDGEVALSTTNRNFKGRMGNPKSEVYLCSPAVAAASALTGVITDPRA, from the coding sequence ATGGCGGGTATGACAGTCGTGCAGAAGATCCTGGCGCGGGCGACGGGCCGGGCCTCGGTGGACGTCGGCGAGGTCGTCGAGCCGGCCGTCGACCTGGCCATGTCCCACGAGAACGCCGCGCTGGTCATGAACCAGTTCGAGGACGTGTTCAACGGGACCGGCCTCGACGCGAAGGTCTGGGATCCGTCGAAGCTGGCCATCATCTTCGATCACCGCGTGCCCGCGGAGAGCTCGAAGACGGCCACCAATCAGAAGAAGATCCGCGGGTTCGTGGCCAAGCAGGGGATCGCCCGCTTCCACGACATCCGCGCGGACGAGGGCGGAATCTGTCATCAGATCCTGACGGAATACGGCTATTCCCGTCCCGGCATGGTCGTCGTCGGCACCGACAGCCACACGACGACGCACGGGGCGATGGGAGCCTTCGCCTTCGGCATCGGGGCCACGGAGATGGCGGGCGTCTGGGCCCTCGGCACCATCTTCAACGTCGAGGTGCCCGGAACCATCAAGGTCGTGGTCAACGGCGTGATGTCGCCCCACGTGCTGCCGAAGGACCTCATCCTCCATGTGGTCGGCAAGTTGACGGCCGAGGGCGCGAATTTCAAGGTCATCGAGTTCCACGGCGACACGATTCGACGCATGCCGACATCGGGCCGGCTGGTGCTGTGCAACATGTCCGTCGAAGCCGGCGCGACGGCGGGCATCGTCCCGTGCGACGACGAGACGCTGCGGTACCTGCGCGAGGACGCTGGCGTGACGGACCCGACTGACGCGGTGAGGCCGGACGCCGACGCCGTGTACGACCGGGTGCTCGAGATCGACGCGGCCTCGCTGGGTCCCCAGATCGCGTGCCCACACACGGTTGACAACGTCAAGCCGGTTGGCGACGTGGCCGGTACGACGGTGAACCAGATCGTCATCGGGTCGTGCACGAACGGCCGGCTCGACGACCTCGAGATCGCGGCCGGCATCCTGCGCGGCCGCAAGGTGGCGCGCGGGGTGCGGATGATCGTGTTCCCGGCCTCGTGGCGGATCTACCGGGCCGCGATGAAGCAGGGTGTCCTCGCGGACCTCGTGGACGCGGGCGCCGTCGTGATGAACCCGGGGTGCGGATGCTGCCTCGGCATCCACCAGGGCGCGCTCGGCGACGGTGAGGTGGCGCTGTCCACGACGAACCGGAACTTCAAGGGACGGATGGGCAATCCGAAGTCGGAGGTCTATCTCTGCTCGCCGGCAGTGGCGGCGGCCTCCGCGCTGACGGGTGTCATCACCGATCCGAGAGCCTGA
- a CDS encoding S9 family peptidase, whose protein sequence is MKRHAISVFSALVLVAALVSPAAAGTRPMRLDDLGRLVRVSDPQISPDGQSIVVVVARPNYEENRSDSELVLVDIASLARRPLTVDRRSVAHPRWSPTGDRLAFLALSGSGRDAALQIFVMPMAGGDARRLSNSPTGVQQFAWSPDGRTVAYATADEPEQRKGADRFNHSFEVTNDNFLTTAAPTSTHIWLVSADGGSPRRLTSGTWSLPVAFPPGAPASPLSWSPDGKLLAFVRTASAHSGDRGQSTAQVVEVGNGAIRAVARGEKFEGYPSFSPDGTQIAYWYPRDGARSNGNEVHVVPVAGGAGRSLTRSIDRNLARSIWMPDGQSLLVGGNDGSRVSLWLQPLVGAARRLDLGTVSPASSFWVDVTVGRAGSIAFAGSDPRTPAELYYMASASTAPRKLTDFNADIAAMSLGRSEVIEWKSDAFMHNGILTYPPDFTPGRKYPLVLVVHGGPRTASLEAFSSQAQIFASQGWIVFQPNYRGSDHLGNAYQSAILNDAGDGPGRDVMAGVAAVKKRGVVDEARVAVSGWSYGGYMTTWLAGHYPGFAVAVAGAAVTDWLDQYNLNDGNVGGAGSFGGSPWTGALMDAYRAQSPITYATKITAPTLVMSNTGDYRVTVTQSYKLYHALKDNRVETRFIAYPLAGHNAADPVHQRDVQRRWIEWIADHFAGIQGASAATR, encoded by the coding sequence ATGAAGCGACACGCGATCTCCGTCTTCTCTGCTCTCGTGTTGGTGGCCGCGCTGGTGTCCCCGGCCGCGGCCGGGACCCGGCCCATGCGGTTGGACGATCTCGGCAGGCTGGTGCGGGTGTCGGATCCGCAGATCTCTCCCGATGGCCAGTCGATCGTCGTGGTGGTGGCCCGCCCGAACTACGAGGAGAATCGCAGTGACAGCGAACTGGTGCTCGTCGACATCGCCAGCCTCGCCCGTCGCCCGCTCACCGTGGACCGCCGGAGCGTCGCCCACCCGCGCTGGTCGCCCACCGGCGATCGCCTCGCCTTCCTCGCGCTGTCGGGCAGCGGCCGCGACGCCGCCCTCCAGATCTTCGTGATGCCGATGGCCGGGGGCGATGCACGCCGGCTGTCCAACTCGCCGACCGGCGTCCAGCAGTTCGCCTGGTCGCCCGACGGCAGGACGGTCGCATACGCCACGGCCGATGAGCCAGAGCAGCGAAAGGGCGCCGACCGGTTCAACCACTCGTTCGAGGTGACCAACGACAACTTCCTGACGACGGCCGCTCCGACGTCGACGCACATCTGGCTCGTCTCGGCCGACGGCGGCTCCCCGCGTCGCCTGACGAGCGGCACGTGGAGCCTTCCCGTCGCGTTTCCCCCGGGCGCGCCGGCGTCGCCGCTCTCGTGGTCACCCGACGGAAAGCTGCTGGCGTTCGTGCGGACCGCCAGCGCGCACTCGGGAGACCGCGGGCAGAGCACCGCCCAGGTGGTGGAGGTCGGTAACGGCGCGATCCGTGCCGTTGCGCGAGGGGAGAAGTTCGAGGGGTATCCGAGCTTCTCGCCCGACGGGACGCAGATCGCGTACTGGTACCCGCGGGACGGCGCACGGTCGAACGGCAACGAGGTGCACGTGGTCCCGGTCGCAGGCGGCGCCGGCAGAAGTCTCACCCGCTCGATCGATCGCAATCTCGCGCGTTCGATCTGGATGCCTGATGGACAGTCGCTCCTCGTCGGCGGCAACGACGGCTCACGCGTCTCCTTGTGGCTGCAACCGCTCGTCGGCGCGGCCCGCAGGTTGGATCTCGGGACCGTGAGCCCGGCCTCGTCGTTCTGGGTGGACGTCACCGTCGGTCGCGCCGGGTCGATCGCGTTCGCCGGCAGCGACCCCAGAACGCCTGCGGAACTGTACTACATGGCTTCGGCCTCGACCGCACCGAGGAAGCTGACGGACTTCAATGCCGACATCGCCGCGATGAGCCTCGGGCGCTCGGAAGTGATCGAGTGGAAGTCGGACGCGTTCATGCACAACGGGATTCTCACCTACCCGCCGGACTTCACGCCCGGCAGGAAGTACCCGCTCGTCCTCGTGGTCCACGGCGGCCCGCGGACGGCCTCGTTGGAGGCGTTCTCGTCACAGGCCCAGATCTTCGCCTCGCAAGGGTGGATCGTCTTCCAGCCGAACTACCGTGGCAGCGACCACCTCGGCAATGCGTACCAGAGTGCCATCCTCAATGACGCGGGCGATGGTCCCGGGCGCGACGTCATGGCGGGTGTCGCGGCGGTCAAGAAGCGCGGCGTGGTGGACGAGGCGCGCGTGGCGGTGTCCGGCTGGTCGTACGGCGGCTACATGACCACGTGGCTGGCGGGGCACTACCCCGGATTCGCCGTCGCCGTCGCGGGAGCGGCCGTCACCGACTGGCTCGACCAGTACAACCTGAACGACGGCAACGTCGGCGGGGCGGGCTCGTTCGGCGGTTCGCCGTGGACCGGGGCGCTGATGGACGCGTACCGCGCACAGTCGCCGATCACGTACGCGACGAAGATCACGGCGCCGACCCTCGTCATGTCGAACACGGGCGACTACCGCGTCACCGTGACGCAGTCCTACAAGCTCTACCACGCGCTGAAGGACAACCGCGTGGAGACGAGATTCATCGCCTATCCGCTGGCCGGCCACAACGCGGCTGACCCGGTGCACCAGCGCGACGTGCAGCGGCGGTGGATCGAGTGGATCGCCGACCACTTCGCGGGGATCCAGGGCGCATCCGCGGCAACCCGCTGA